From Permianibacter aggregans, a single genomic window includes:
- a CDS encoding efflux RND transporter periplasmic adaptor subunit, whose translation MNKIVVTGLTLIVGAVIGAGVVAWLLPTASSPVPAEKKPLYWVAPMDPSYRRDKPGKSPMGMDLIPVYEEQSAKESPGTVRIVPDVENNIGVRIAKVEFAGLDQRIDTVGYVQFNEDELRHVHPRVEGWVETLHVKAEGASVRKGEPVYSLYSPVLVNAQREFILAHEQGRPDLLAAARQRLVALAFPIDKIDSLIKTGQPLRTVTIAAPLSGVVENLGVREGVFIKPGQTVVSLGSLDKVWVIAEIFEASAQHLSLHDEAIISSDAMPDVRWSGRIDYIYPVLDNKTRTVRVRIVVDNDGKQLKPNMFVRVYLNDDQPTPRMVVPREAVIRTGAQDRVVVALGDGRFKSVAVKVGQVGGNKIEILDGLMPDDEVVISAQFLLDSESSKTSDFIRMQHSQDQATGPLAVWVKATITSLMPEHKMVSLQHDEVPDWGWPSMTMDFSTADDVDLTSLREGMVIHVELKKADDGKVVVNAVHIPEQKNIDGPPSKRESPESEYADPDTEVDHSHH comes from the coding sequence ATGAATAAAATTGTCGTCACGGGGCTCACGCTGATCGTTGGTGCTGTCATCGGAGCAGGCGTGGTAGCGTGGCTACTACCAACGGCATCATCACCGGTCCCGGCCGAAAAAAAACCACTGTACTGGGTGGCGCCGATGGACCCGAGTTATCGTAGAGACAAGCCCGGAAAATCACCGATGGGTATGGATCTTATCCCGGTTTACGAAGAGCAATCCGCTAAAGAATCACCTGGAACAGTCCGTATTGTTCCCGACGTCGAGAACAATATTGGCGTTCGCATTGCCAAAGTTGAGTTCGCCGGCCTTGATCAGCGCATCGATACAGTTGGCTATGTCCAGTTCAATGAAGATGAGTTGCGGCATGTTCATCCCCGTGTCGAGGGCTGGGTAGAGACTTTGCACGTTAAAGCGGAAGGTGCAAGCGTTCGAAAAGGAGAGCCTGTGTACAGTCTCTATTCCCCTGTTCTTGTCAATGCCCAACGTGAGTTCATCCTAGCCCATGAGCAAGGTCGGCCCGATTTGCTAGCCGCCGCTCGACAGCGTTTGGTGGCGCTAGCATTTCCGATCGACAAGATTGACTCACTGATAAAGACTGGCCAACCGTTGCGAACCGTAACTATTGCCGCGCCGCTTTCTGGCGTGGTCGAAAATCTGGGTGTGCGTGAAGGCGTATTCATCAAGCCTGGACAAACTGTGGTATCACTCGGTTCTCTCGATAAGGTTTGGGTCATTGCAGAAATCTTTGAGGCATCAGCCCAACACTTATCACTGCATGACGAGGCAATTATCAGTTCGGATGCCATGCCTGACGTTCGTTGGAGCGGCCGCATTGATTACATCTACCCAGTGCTCGACAACAAGACTCGGACGGTACGAGTTCGAATCGTTGTGGACAACGATGGCAAGCAATTGAAGCCCAACATGTTTGTTCGAGTTTACCTAAACGATGACCAACCAACACCACGGATGGTCGTTCCGCGTGAAGCGGTAATTCGAACAGGGGCTCAGGATCGCGTGGTTGTGGCGCTGGGCGATGGCCGCTTCAAATCTGTGGCCGTCAAGGTTGGCCAAGTTGGTGGCAACAAAATCGAGATTTTGGACGGACTGATGCCTGATGATGAAGTGGTGATATCGGCGCAGTTCCTGCTCGACTCAGAATCAAGCAAAACATCCGACTTCATACGCATGCAGCATAGCCAGGATCAAGCCACAGGACCGTTAGCCGTATGGGTCAAGGCGACCATTACATCGTTGATGCCTGAGCACAAGATGGTGAGTCTGCAGCACGATGAAGTGCCGGATTGGGGATGGCCCAGCATGACAATGGACTTCAGCACAGCGGATGATGTCGACCTGACATCACTCCGTGAGGGCATGGTCATACATGTGGAACTCAAAAAAGCCGACGACGGAAAGGTGGTAGTGAACGCGGTTCACATACCAGAGCAGAAGAATATCGATGGTCCGCCATCAAAGCGCGAATCGCCTGAGTCGGAGTACGCGGATCCCGACACCGAAGTTGACCACAGCCATCACTGA
- a CDS encoding TolC family protein, with translation MISTKRPLVVVALTSTLNAFAAAEPVTTPQAAPALTVDYAITIAHQRDPWISASQSRESSLQAEAISASTMPDPRLSFSLANIPVDSFSLRDEGMSQVVIGASQIIPRGNTLALLQQQKNQLAAQHPSLRRERRAKVASIVAELWLNIYLIQESERLISEELPLFQQLASLTDARYRSALGKTRQADVIRAQLEYTKLRDRLLDLAKQKKGALQKLGEWIGVERLPTEVDIQSEVFQLYQPRILEGLDGAPHYQRALVENHPSVQAFDALVGASHTQTELAKQRYRPEWMITAQYGIRDTDPTGNDRSDLFSVGVSFDLPLFTSNRQDKDVAAAIANTKALESDRERMLRSLEAMLLSSVEEWRQVSARVDLYLRSILPESRMTKEAARSAYMHDDGDFPELVRAQIAELNAKLELVNLQVTERKYLVQLNYILVGAMNGTTNHSAASEGEQDE, from the coding sequence ATGATATCGACTAAACGCCCGCTGGTTGTGGTCGCACTGACCTCGACACTAAATGCTTTTGCTGCCGCTGAGCCAGTGACAACACCGCAGGCAGCGCCCGCGCTCACCGTAGACTACGCGATAACCATCGCGCATCAGCGCGACCCATGGATAAGCGCAAGCCAGTCGAGAGAGTCATCGTTGCAGGCGGAGGCGATCTCCGCATCGACAATGCCCGATCCCCGCCTGTCTTTCTCGCTCGCCAATATACCGGTGGATAGCTTTTCATTGCGTGATGAAGGCATGAGCCAGGTGGTGATTGGGGCTTCACAAATCATCCCGCGCGGCAATACGCTTGCATTGCTTCAGCAGCAAAAAAACCAACTGGCGGCACAACATCCTTCGCTACGTCGTGAGCGGCGTGCCAAAGTTGCCTCTATCGTGGCTGAGCTGTGGCTAAACATTTATCTGATTCAAGAGTCAGAACGGCTGATTTCCGAGGAGTTACCGCTATTTCAACAGTTGGCGAGTTTGACCGACGCGAGGTATCGATCGGCATTAGGAAAGACCCGACAAGCAGACGTGATACGCGCGCAGTTGGAATACACCAAACTTCGTGATCGCTTACTTGATTTAGCCAAACAGAAAAAAGGTGCTCTGCAAAAACTGGGTGAGTGGATAGGTGTTGAACGACTACCCACCGAAGTTGATATCCAATCCGAAGTGTTTCAGCTTTATCAGCCACGGATATTGGAAGGGCTGGATGGCGCACCTCACTATCAACGCGCACTGGTGGAGAATCATCCATCGGTGCAAGCGTTTGATGCGCTCGTTGGTGCTTCTCACACACAAACGGAGTTAGCCAAACAGCGATATCGGCCGGAGTGGATGATTACTGCTCAGTATGGAATTCGCGACACCGATCCTACCGGCAATGATCGTTCCGACTTGTTTTCCGTTGGCGTTAGCTTCGACTTACCCCTCTTCACCAGCAATCGCCAAGACAAGGATGTCGCCGCCGCCATCGCCAATACCAAAGCCCTTGAATCTGATCGAGAGCGAATGTTGCGTAGTCTTGAGGCAATGCTGCTGTCTTCGGTTGAGGAGTGGCGTCAGGTTTCAGCTCGAGTCGATTTGTATCTGCGATCAATATTGCCGGAGAGTCGTATGACTAAGGAAGCGGCAAGGTCCGCCTACATGCACGATGATGGCGATTTTCCGGAGCTGGTACGAGCACAAATTGCCGAATTGAACGCCAAGCTTGAACTCGTGAACTTGCAGGTAACTGAGCGCAAATACTTGGTGCAATTGAATTACATTCTGGTTGGTGCGATGAACGGCACAACGAATCATTCAGCAGCCTCAGAAGGAGAACAAGATGAATAA
- a CDS encoding DUF411 domain-containing protein, producing the protein MRRLSLATTLILSIISPIFVTACSDEPSSTSKEMVSRDTPVLQGDEIALEMYKSPTCQCCSKWTHHVEAFDFDVTSHHPDDLSEVKKKFGVPDRYHACHTSVTSDGFVFEGHIPAKFIRQYLMEKPPGTLGLTVPGMPLGSPGMNVGGRFSPYTIFLIHTDGSVSNYAEIKTYEDQYDID; encoded by the coding sequence ATGCGACGACTTTCGCTGGCAACCACCCTGATACTCAGCATCATTTCCCCCATTTTTGTCACTGCTTGCAGTGATGAGCCTTCATCAACGAGCAAGGAAATGGTGAGTCGCGATACCCCCGTACTCCAAGGCGACGAAATTGCCTTGGAAATGTATAAGAGTCCGACCTGCCAATGCTGTTCCAAGTGGACTCATCACGTTGAAGCGTTTGATTTTGATGTGACCTCTCATCACCCAGACGACCTGTCTGAAGTGAAGAAAAAGTTTGGTGTACCCGACCGATACCACGCCTGTCATACCAGTGTTACATCAGATGGTTTTGTGTTTGAAGGGCACATTCCAGCGAAATTTATTCGCCAATATTTGATGGAGAAGCCTCCAGGTACGCTGGGTCTGACCGTTCCAGGTATGCCGCTCGGTAGCCCGGGCATGAATGTAGGAGGACGGTTTTCGCCATACACCATTTTCCTCATTCACACCGATGGCTCCGTAAGCAATTACGCTGAGATCAAGACCTACGAGGATCAGTATGATATCGACTAA
- a CDS encoding DUF5676 family membrane protein, which yields MNIQPIKFAIASAITALIVWLLCSVMVWLHPQFMLSLSGDMFHANLAPMGWQLTISGVIKGAFAWMIFAAIFAWLLATFYNQLQQQKKA from the coding sequence ATGAACATTCAACCGATTAAATTTGCAATTGCCAGCGCAATAACAGCGCTGATCGTGTGGTTACTATGCAGCGTTATGGTATGGCTGCATCCCCAGTTCATGCTGTCACTATCCGGCGATATGTTCCATGCGAACCTGGCGCCCATGGGATGGCAGTTAACCATATCAGGTGTTATAAAAGGCGCGTTCGCGTGGATGATTTTCGCTGCGATCTTTGCCTGGCTGTTGGCGACTTTCTATAATCAGCTTCAACAACAAAAGAAAGCTTGA
- a CDS encoding methyltransferase family protein, with amino-acid sequence MTTESGYGLWSLVILNSVFFIFFAFSFTKPKTALDWRSLGAFSAFIVALFTEMYGIPLTIYFLSPWLTKLYPNVDFLAHENGHLLHTLLGFSGDPHFDPLHLLSTGLLVFGFYVLSSAWSVLHKAQKKGELAQTGWYAKCRHPQYLAFIIIMFGFLLQWPTLPTLLMFPVLIWVYVRLAKTEEKLAIDAFGDAYVSYQQRVPAWIPSWRGNHDIAQHQ; translated from the coding sequence ATGACCACTGAATCGGGGTATGGCCTGTGGTCATTGGTGATCCTGAATTCCGTATTCTTTATTTTCTTCGCGTTCAGTTTCACCAAACCAAAAACCGCACTGGACTGGCGAAGTCTTGGTGCCTTCAGTGCATTCATAGTGGCACTGTTTACGGAAATGTATGGGATACCGTTAACCATTTATTTTCTGAGTCCATGGTTGACCAAGCTTTATCCTAATGTCGATTTTCTTGCACATGAAAATGGCCACTTGCTGCATACCTTACTTGGGTTTTCCGGCGACCCACACTTTGATCCTCTGCATTTGCTGAGTACGGGATTACTGGTTTTTGGTTTCTACGTGCTGTCTTCCGCCTGGAGTGTTTTACATAAGGCGCAGAAAAAAGGGGAGTTGGCGCAAACGGGCTGGTATGCAAAATGCCGTCATCCACAATACTTGGCATTCATCATCATTATGTTTGGCTTCTTACTGCAATGGCCTACACTACCGACTCTGCTGATGTTTCCTGTCTTGATCTGGGTCTATGTAAGATTGGCCAAAACAGAGGAGAAGCTTGCCATTGATGCGTTTGGAGATGCTTATGTCTCGTATCAACAGCGAGTCCCTGCCTGGATTCCATCCTGGCGAGGAAACCATGACATCGCGCAGCACCAATGA
- a CDS encoding DUF2933 domain-containing protein — MKHAEPSFWRTPSGWIALVLIAFAVYFLLMEHREHVFAFLPFAIILLCPVMHIFMHRGHGHHHNHDGSAKSAQHKESHHDH; from the coding sequence ATGAAACATGCTGAACCTTCCTTCTGGCGCACTCCGTCTGGTTGGATTGCCTTGGTGCTGATTGCTTTTGCGGTGTACTTTCTCTTGATGGAGCATCGTGAGCATGTGTTTGCGTTCTTACCGTTTGCCATTATTTTGCTTTGTCCCGTGATGCACATCTTTATGCATCGGGGGCACGGGCACCATCATAATCACGATGGGTCAGCCAAGTCAGCGCAACACAAGGAGTCGCACCATGACCACTGA
- a CDS encoding heavy metal translocating P-type ATPase — MNLTDPVCGMALKDDSLDHLEHNGNTYYFCSKKCLTKFKANPKQYLGDTPETSLEANSAATVEYTCPMHPEIRQAGPGTCPKCGMTLEPVQPLLTEERNPELEDFRRRFWWTLPLTIIVTLLAMSGGFFDQWLGGKRQWIEFVLSTPVALWSGWPFYHRGLLSVINRSPNMWTLIGLGTATAYVYSVVAILFPGLFPESFLVKGHVEVYFEAAAVIISLTLLGQILELKARSETGAAIKALLGLAPKTARRISENGEEQDVPLTHVHAGDRLRVRPGEKIPVDGVVLEGQSAVDESMLTGEPMPVSKKEGDSVIGATLNTSGALIIQAEKVGSATVLSQIVQMVAQAQRSKAPLQRLADIVAGYFVLVVIGIAILTFLGWGLWGPEPSWAFGFINAVAVLIIACPCALGLATPMSVMVATGRGASQGILFKDAAAIEHLRKVDTLIVDKTGTLTEGKPAFDSVIGALGYTEEEVLRLAASLDLGSEHPLAHALVAEAKTKKLALTEPETFESASGIGVRGRVEGHELVLGNTALMEEAGIAWQPLQEQAEKLRARGASVMYLGVGQQLAGVLAVADPIKPSTPEAIATLRQQAVNIIMATGDGETTAKSVGEQLGIDEIHGEVRPQDKERLVAKLQSQQHKVAMAGDGINDAPALARADVGIAMGTGTDVAMSTAQLTLVKGDLRGIAVARQLSVNTVRNMHQNLTFAFLYNALGVPIAAGLLYPFTGMLLSPLIAALAMSLSSVSVVFNALRLRHVNINV; from the coding sequence ATGAACCTTACGGATCCTGTCTGCGGGATGGCGTTGAAAGACGATAGCCTTGATCATCTTGAACATAACGGGAACACCTATTACTTTTGCAGTAAAAAATGCCTTACCAAGTTCAAAGCCAATCCGAAACAGTATCTGGGTGATACCCCAGAAACCTCGCTGGAAGCGAACTCCGCCGCAACGGTGGAGTATACCTGCCCCATGCACCCAGAGATTCGTCAAGCGGGTCCAGGTACATGCCCCAAATGTGGTATGACGCTTGAGCCCGTTCAACCGCTCCTGACGGAGGAGCGCAATCCCGAACTTGAGGACTTCCGCCGCCGGTTTTGGTGGACATTACCGCTAACCATCATTGTCACCCTACTGGCGATGTCGGGCGGTTTTTTTGATCAGTGGCTCGGAGGTAAGCGGCAATGGATTGAATTCGTGCTTTCCACGCCCGTGGCGCTCTGGTCGGGCTGGCCGTTTTATCATCGAGGGTTGCTATCGGTCATCAATCGCTCGCCGAACATGTGGACCCTGATTGGTCTCGGCACGGCTACCGCTTATGTGTATAGCGTTGTTGCGATCCTGTTTCCAGGGCTCTTTCCGGAATCGTTTCTAGTTAAGGGTCATGTGGAAGTCTATTTTGAAGCGGCCGCCGTGATCATTTCCTTGACGCTACTGGGTCAGATCCTGGAGCTGAAAGCACGCTCTGAAACCGGTGCCGCGATCAAAGCGTTGTTGGGTTTGGCACCAAAAACCGCAAGACGTATTTCGGAGAATGGTGAAGAACAAGATGTGCCGCTAACACATGTCCATGCTGGAGATCGCCTGCGGGTTCGTCCTGGGGAAAAAATTCCCGTTGATGGTGTGGTGCTTGAAGGACAAAGTGCAGTCGATGAATCGATGCTCACCGGCGAGCCGATGCCCGTCAGCAAAAAAGAAGGGGACAGCGTTATCGGTGCCACGCTCAACACCAGTGGCGCGTTAATTATTCAGGCTGAAAAAGTGGGGTCTGCGACCGTACTCTCACAGATTGTCCAGATGGTCGCACAGGCACAGCGCTCGAAAGCGCCTCTGCAACGGTTGGCCGACATAGTTGCTGGGTATTTTGTGTTAGTGGTGATCGGCATTGCGATTTTAACGTTTCTTGGCTGGGGATTATGGGGACCCGAACCGAGTTGGGCGTTTGGATTTATCAATGCAGTCGCGGTGCTCATTATCGCTTGCCCTTGCGCATTGGGCTTGGCGACACCAATGTCAGTGATGGTGGCGACCGGGCGTGGTGCCAGTCAGGGTATTTTGTTCAAAGATGCAGCTGCAATCGAACATCTGCGCAAGGTAGACACCTTAATTGTTGATAAAACAGGAACCTTGACAGAAGGTAAGCCTGCATTCGACTCCGTGATCGGCGCATTAGGATATACCGAAGAAGAGGTACTGCGACTGGCAGCGAGTTTGGATCTGGGTAGTGAACATCCCCTGGCACATGCCCTGGTTGCTGAAGCAAAAACGAAAAAGCTTGCATTAACCGAACCCGAGACCTTTGAGTCCGCTTCCGGTATTGGCGTTCGAGGCCGGGTTGAAGGACATGAGCTGGTGCTGGGGAACACCGCGTTGATGGAAGAGGCGGGTATTGCATGGCAACCCCTGCAAGAGCAAGCAGAGAAGCTACGTGCGCGCGGGGCGAGTGTGATGTACCTCGGCGTAGGCCAACAACTGGCAGGCGTGTTAGCGGTGGCCGATCCAATCAAGCCCTCAACGCCAGAGGCGATCGCCACGCTGCGTCAGCAAGCCGTCAACATCATCATGGCTACGGGTGATGGTGAAACCACGGCAAAATCCGTTGGCGAGCAGTTAGGCATCGACGAAATTCACGGGGAAGTCCGTCCGCAAGACAAAGAACGTCTGGTCGCCAAACTTCAGTCGCAACAGCATAAGGTCGCGATGGCCGGAGATGGTATTAATGATGCGCCCGCGTTGGCTCGTGCAGATGTGGGAATTGCCATGGGGACAGGTACGGATGTCGCCATGAGTACCGCGCAACTAACGCTGGTCAAAGGTGATCTGAGAGGCATCGCGGTCGCTCGCCAGCTGTCCGTAAACACCGTTCGCAATATGCATCAGAACTTGACGTTTGCCTTCTTGTATAACGCTCTGGGAGTACCGATTGCGGCAGGACTACTTTATCCCTTCACGGGTATGTTGCTCTCGCCTTTGATTGCTGCGCTGGCCATGAGCTTGTCCTCGGTTTCAGTCGTTTTCAATGCGTTGCGATTACGGCACGTGAACATCAACGTGTAG
- a CDS encoding c-type cytochrome, which translates to MKRLLIDVIATVVVLFLGMVVFAWTGWYPIGADVPHYSVTTEALTLLRERAISNASAGIKVPPLDDPSWLIRGGADYDAMCTGCHLKPGQASSDLSLGLYPAPPNLTQSNAEHGHAESKELTAARQFWVIKHGIKASGMPAWGITHDDQRIWEMVAFLQKLPDMTPIQYQILTGRSSNKTPDASHQGH; encoded by the coding sequence ATGAAACGACTGCTAATCGATGTTATCGCCACCGTGGTTGTGTTGTTTCTGGGGATGGTGGTTTTTGCCTGGACCGGGTGGTATCCCATAGGCGCGGATGTTCCACACTATTCCGTTACTACGGAGGCATTAACATTGTTGCGCGAACGGGCAATCAGCAATGCCAGCGCAGGGATCAAAGTGCCACCGCTGGATGATCCGAGTTGGTTGATTCGTGGAGGCGCCGATTACGATGCGATGTGCACGGGTTGTCATCTCAAACCAGGGCAAGCGTCCAGTGATCTCAGTTTAGGCTTGTATCCAGCACCGCCAAATTTGACACAGTCGAACGCTGAACATGGGCATGCCGAGTCGAAGGAGCTGACAGCTGCGCGTCAATTTTGGGTGATCAAGCATGGCATTAAAGCGTCGGGGATGCCTGCTTGGGGGATTACTCATGACGATCAGCGGATTTGGGAAATGGTGGCATTCCTGCAAAAACTCCCAGATATGACGCCAATTCAGTATCAGATTCTTACTGGGCGTTCATCGAACAAAACGCCTGACGCATCTCACCAGGGGCACTGA
- a CDS encoding class I SAM-dependent methyltransferase, translating to MSKHMSANEKAYIAALRYQWLTPMYDRVVKYSTREHTTKHALLDMVKIEAGEHVLDVGCGTGTLALMAKTAQPYALVFGIDADKHILDIAQQKVRRQRFHVQFSQSWADKLNFAPNTFDCVVSSLFFHHLQWQEKLAVATEIMRVLKPGGRFGIADWGEPSSLVMRYLFKPVQWLDGYSNTQENLDGKLKLMLEITGFQSIETVKHFNTIFGTLSLHLAYKPFNS from the coding sequence ATGTCAAAACATATGTCTGCGAATGAAAAAGCCTATATTGCTGCCTTGCGATACCAGTGGCTCACCCCGATGTATGACCGGGTCGTGAAGTATTCCACGCGCGAGCACACCACTAAACATGCATTATTGGACATGGTGAAAATCGAAGCGGGCGAGCATGTCCTCGATGTCGGCTGTGGCACCGGAACTTTGGCATTGATGGCTAAAACTGCACAACCCTACGCATTGGTTTTTGGCATTGATGCGGATAAACACATACTTGATATCGCCCAGCAGAAAGTCCGTCGTCAACGCTTTCATGTGCAGTTTAGTCAGTCATGGGCTGACAAACTAAACTTCGCGCCTAACACATTTGATTGTGTGGTGAGCAGCCTTTTCTTTCATCACTTGCAGTGGCAGGAAAAGCTGGCTGTCGCCACTGAAATTATGCGTGTACTCAAGCCTGGCGGGCGATTTGGTATTGCAGACTGGGGCGAGCCGAGCTCACTGGTTATGCGTTATCTTTTTAAACCAGTCCAGTGGCTGGATGGGTACAGCAATACGCAAGAGAACCTAGATGGCAAGTTGAAGCTGATGCTGGAAATAACAGGATTTCAGAGCATTGAAACCGTCAAGCATTTCAATACCATTTTCGGTACATTAAGTTTGCATTTGGCATACAAGCCATTCAATTCATAA
- a CDS encoding copper resistance protein B, translated as MSRHLGVWAVFTLLPLSGNVFADPPKREQSDYSEHPASNAAKPKLANAHSAHRMSETQDSTAAPGESQHDHDSVSNRKTDAPVSARDPDQWSDGLKRGEGPYFVARDGKLRLMDEKWFAAVMFEEFEYQDLNAGGAGAYDAQAWYGRTYDRLTVKAEGAFSKGRVGEARSELLWSHAIASFWDAQLGARFDKGEDVDRRWLALGIQGLAPYWFEVDGGLYLGEQGRSALRLSASYDVVFTQRLILVPVMEVEAFGKADAPNGIGKGLATGTFGLRFRYEFSRQFAPYIGVEQEYAYGDTAELRRQRFEEPRETYWVAGVRFWF; from the coding sequence ATGAGTCGTCATTTGGGAGTGTGGGCTGTTTTCACGCTGCTTCCCCTTTCGGGCAATGTGTTCGCCGATCCACCGAAGCGCGAACAGTCCGATTACAGCGAACATCCGGCAAGTAATGCGGCCAAACCCAAGCTTGCTAACGCACATTCCGCCCATCGAATGAGCGAAACGCAGGACAGCACTGCGGCACCAGGAGAGTCGCAACACGATCACGACTCTGTGAGCAACCGTAAGACTGATGCACCTGTCTCTGCACGCGATCCAGACCAATGGAGCGATGGACTTAAACGAGGAGAAGGGCCGTATTTCGTTGCCCGTGACGGCAAATTGCGATTGATGGATGAAAAATGGTTCGCCGCGGTGATGTTTGAGGAGTTCGAGTATCAAGACCTGAACGCGGGGGGAGCTGGTGCTTACGATGCGCAAGCCTGGTATGGACGAACCTATGACCGCTTAACGGTTAAAGCAGAAGGAGCGTTTTCAAAGGGTCGCGTGGGTGAAGCGCGAAGTGAGCTGCTATGGAGTCACGCCATTGCGTCGTTTTGGGACGCGCAATTGGGGGCACGCTTCGACAAAGGTGAGGACGTTGATCGCCGCTGGTTGGCCTTGGGCATCCAGGGTTTGGCACCGTATTGGTTTGAAGTTGATGGCGGGCTGTACTTAGGCGAACAAGGAAGGAGTGCATTACGCCTATCTGCGTCTTACGATGTTGTATTTACTCAACGATTGATCCTAGTGCCGGTGATGGAGGTGGAGGCTTTTGGTAAGGCTGACGCGCCAAATGGCATAGGAAAAGGACTGGCTACCGGTACATTTGGGCTGCGGTTTCGCTACGAATTCTCCCGCCAGTTCGCTCCGTATATTGGAGTAGAGCAGGAATACGCGTACGGCGATACGGCAGAGCTTCGTCGTCAACGATTCGAGGAACCCCGCGAAACATACTGGGTGGCAGGTGTAAGGTTTTGGTTTTGA